From Nycticebus coucang isolate mNycCou1 chromosome 6, mNycCou1.pri, whole genome shotgun sequence, the proteins below share one genomic window:
- the LOC128587967 gene encoding translationally-controlled tumor protein-like, protein MIIYQDLISHDEMFSDIYKIREIADGLCLEVEGKMVSRTEGNIDDWLIGGNASAEGPEGEGTESTVITGVDTVMNHHLQETSFTKEAYKKYIKDYMKSIKGKLEEQRPERVKPFMTGAAEQIKHILANFKNYQFFIGENMNPDGMVALLDYREDGVTPYMIFFKDGLEMEKC, encoded by the coding sequence ATGATTATCTACCAGGACCTCATCAGCCATGATGAGATGTTCTCCGACATTTACAAGATCCGAGAGATCGCAGATGGCCTATGCTTGGAGGTGGAGGGGAAGATGGTCAGTAGGACAGAGGGTAACATTGATGACTGGCTCATTGGTGGAAATGCTTCCGCTGAAGGACCTGAGGGTGAAGGTACCGAAAGCACAGTTATCACTGGTGTTGATACTGTCATGAACCATCACTTGCAGGAAACCAGCTTCACAAAGGAAGCCTACAAGAAGTACATCAAAGATTACATGAAGTCAATCAAAGGCAAACTTGAAGAACAGAGACCAGAAAGAGTAAAACCTTTTATGACAGGGGCTGCAGAACAAATCAAGCACATCCTGGCTAATTTCAAAAACTACCAGTTCTTTATTGGTGAAAACATGAATCCAGATGGCATGGTTGCTCTCCTGGACTACCGTGAGGATGGTGTGACCCcatatatgattttctttaaggatggtttagaaatggaaaaatgttaa
- the LOC128587965 gene encoding 60S ribosomal protein L23a-like, which yields MAPKAKKEAPALPKAEAKAKALKAKKAVLKGIYSHKKKKIHTSPTFQHPKTLRVQRQPKYPQKCAPRRNKLDHHVIIKFPLTTESAMKKIEDYNTLVFIVDVKANKHQIKQTVKKLYDVDVAKVNRPDGEKKAYVPLAPDYDTLDVANKIGII from the coding sequence atggcaccaaaagcaaagaaggaagctcctgcccTTCCCAAAGCtgaagccaaagcaaaggcattgaaggccaagaaggcagtgctaaaaggcatctacagccacaaaaaaaagaagatccatACATCACCCACCTTCCAGCACCCAAAAACTCTGAGAGTCCAGAGGCAGCCCAAATATCCTCAGAAGTGCGcccccaggagaaacaagcttgaccacCATGTCATCATCAAGTTTCCCCTGACCACTGAGTCTGCCATGAAGAAGATAGAAGACTacaacacacttgtgttcattgtggatgtcaaagccaacaagcaccagatcaaacagactgtgaagaagctttatgatgttgatgtggccaaggtcaacaggcctgatggtgagaagaaggcatatgttccactggctcctgattatgatactttggatgttgccaacaaaattgggatcatctaa